The sequence CCAGGCCCAGAACTTGTCCAGCGTGAGCAGACCCGGCTTAAAACAGAGTGACGACTCACGATTGAACGGCGACGCCAGGCGCTCTATGCCTCTGAGATCAGTGTCGTCGAAGGCCTCGGGTGGTCGCTCTGACTCGCCCCCTGGAAGCGTGGTGCCGGCACAGGCCCCGAGACCCGCTCCCAGGAGAGCTGACATCGCCAGGCTGCCCAGGATACCAAAGATCAGGAGAGATGAGAGCTGCGGCCGGCGGGAGGACAAGGTCCCCACGGGCGGGCAGCATGTCGACATCCCCAGCTCCTGCATCAGCCGGCTCACGGGCCGGGAGGGCCCCGGGCAGCCCAGCTGCGGTGCCCGGGTGGAGGGCGAGCCCAGCAGCAGGGGCACGCAGGAGCCCAGCACACCTTCCGGGGGTGGCCCCCAGCCCCCCGCTCTGCCTGGCCCCTCCAGGGGGAAGGGTGTCGGCTCGACCTTTGAGAGCTTCAGGATCAATATTCCTGGGAACACAGCCCACTCCAGCAGACTCCCCAGCCCTGGCTTCTGTAACACCTTCCGGCCTGTGGATAGCAAGGCGCAGAGGAGAGAGAGCCCCTCGCCCCTCTTCGCCGTCAGGAAGACGAAGCAGCTCAAGAGCGAGATCTACGATCCTTTCAACCCCACGGGCTCCGACTCCAGCTCCGCCGGCAGCAGCCCCGAGCgcctgggctccagcctccttccctctgaGATCACCCGGACCATTTCGGTGGACAGTCCGAGGGCCCCAGCTCGGCTGCCCGTGCGTTGCGTCACCTCCTACACAGTGCAGACTGGCTTTGGGAAGGAGCCCCAGCCCCCCCAGGGGCCCTCTGGGCAGCCTGAGCTCCAGGACAAGGAGGAGCCCACTGAGGGCCAAGGCGCTGCCACACAGGTGCAGGGGGCGTCCCCGCCCGAGCCCTGGGGGGACGAGGACCGGCCACCCCGCAGCTCCTTCTTTGGCTCTGAGGGGCGGACAGTGACCTGTGTGACTGTGGCGGAGCCGGACGTGCCACCCAGCCCCAACGCCTTGCACACAACCACCCACAGGGTCGTGGAGCTGCGGTCCCCCACCCGCTCCCGCTCCACGTCCAGCTCCCGCAGCAGGAAGAAAACCCAGAGGCAGCAGGCCGCCAGCAGGGAGCATGGGAGGGCCCGCTCCGGTTCCCGTTCGTCCCACTCTGGGGACAGGAGCTCTCGGTCGGCATCGCCACCAGCGGGTGAGGACCCGGCTAAGAGGCACCGACCCAAGGTCCGGAGCCGGAGGTCTTCCAGTGACCGCTCCAGCAGCCATGAGCGAGCCAAGCGGAAGAAGGCCAAGGACAAGAGccgagagaggaggaggggcaccTGGGGCCGAGGCCGGCGCAGGTCCCGCTCCGGCAGCCCCGGCAGCTCCTCCTACGAGCACCGCgaaggcaggaggaagaagaggcGGAGGTCCGGGTCCAGGTCTCGGGGGAGGGAGTGCTCGCCCCCCAGCAGCCTGGAGAGGTCCCGTAGGCCCAGGCACCCCAGGGAAAGGAGGGACCGGCCCCGAGAGAGGCGTGGCTCCCGGGAGAGGAGGAAGCGCAGGTCCAGGTCACCGAGCCTGGAGCACAGGTCCCGGGAGCACCGGCGGCCTCGTTCCCGTGAGAAgcgcccacggccccgcccccgctccccgGAGAGGAAGCTGGCCCCGAAAGAGGCTTCTCCGGTGCCCCCTGTCCCAGAGGAGCCCAGGCCAGACAGGGAGCACTTGGCCAGGCCCCCGGCCTCAGCAGGAGCAGACGCCTTGCCGGAGGGGGTCGAGACGGACAAGGGCCCCCCAAAGGCCGCCCCAGTCCCAGAGGCGCTAGCCGAGTGTCCACTCGAGGACCTGGATTACGGCGACTCTGTCGAGGCGGGCCACCTCTTTGAGGACTTTTCAAGTGAAGCCATCTTCATGCAGCTTGATGACATGAGCTCTCCGCCCTCCCCTGAGAGCACGGACTCCTCCCCAGAGCGAGGCCTCCTGCCCAAGCCTGCTGTGCCTCCAACCAGCCAGCAGCATGACGCCAGCCTGGCCATGGCCACGGCCGCCATCAGGAGGGAGGTGTCGCTGATCCACAGTGAAGATGCCACACAGCTCCTGCCCCAGACAGAAGGCCCCCAAGAGAAGCACTTGCTCCCGCAGGACATGGCTGAGGCCACCACAGTGCCCAGCACCCTGGGTGGCCAGGCCGTGGGTGGGGCACCCGTGGTGAAGGAGGAAGGTCCTTCTCAGAACCCCTTGCTACGGGCTAAGGCTCTGGTGAAGAGAGTCACCTGGAACCTCCAGGAGGCAGAGAGCAGTGCCCCAGCCGAGGACAGAGGCCTGCGTGAGTAGGCACTtcccggggtggggggttggCGTGTGGTCTTCTCCGTGGGTGGCTCACGGGCCTCCTTCACACAGAGGGATGGCTGCGGCCTGACCAGTGGTCCTTGCTGCTGGGATGCTTTTCTGGAACTTTCTAGCCAGGAAGCAGCCTTCTGGCCTGGGGTGGCCACAGAACACTCACCCCTGCTGTTTTGGCCCTCAGGGATGCCGCTCCACAGACCACAGAAGCCCCGGGAAGGGGTCCGGGAAACCGAGGACGTGGGCCCCATGGCTGCGTTCCAGCAGGCACCTTTCTCTGAGTCCCTTCCCCCTGGTTACGTGCTTCCGGACTCTGGCTTTCCCGATGCCAACCCCTCTCAGGTGGGCGCCTAGACTGGAGGGACGTGGCCTCGTGCCCAGGCCATGCTGGCTGGGCCAGGTCGGGGCTGAAGACCTCATAGTGCCACCCCCTTTCTGCCATGGCTCTGACTGGGGAGTAGGGTGGTGAGCGCGGTGCCGGGAGCTCTACAGAGGCTGAGTGGGATTTGTTCTTGCCCAGGTATATGGCCCTAACCTGCCTCCcgccctggctctgcctctgagcATCCCGCCCTACGCACCAGTCAGCCAGCCCACGGTCCAGTTCATCCTGCAGGGGAGCCTTCCCCTGGAGGGCTGTGGGgtggcccagagcccagcccctgTACCCGCCATCCTGACCACAGCCTCAGAGCCACCTGGCCACGCGGccgccactgccaccaccactgccaACAACTCTGAGGAGAGGACAGCTGCTCCCAGGCCAGCCTCAGAGAAGGCCAAGAATGAGGAGGTGAgtcctgcccccctccctccagGGGCAGGATGATGGGAAGCCTTGTGCCTCTGGCCAGAGGGCCCTCTAGGCCTCTGGGTGGGTGTCACATGCATGTTCTCACTCCCAGTACATGAAGAAGCTGCACGTGCAGGAACGGGCCGTGGAGGAGGTGAAGCTGGCCATCAAACCCTTCTACCAGAAGAGGGAGGTGACAAAGGACGAGTACAAGGACATCCTTCGCAAGGCCGTGCAGAAGGTGGGCTTGGCAGTCGCCACCTGGGGGGCCGAGACCCTGCCTGCTGACACTCTCGGGGGTCCGTGAGCATGGAGAAGGGTGCCCCAGGCCAGCCCGTCTCCCTGTAGCCGCACCACATAGGTGGTCATGGGGGCTCACGGCAGTGGCCTCATGACTTGTTAAATAGACCGAGTAGCATGAGGTGTGGGAAAGCAAGACTCCGAGAGATGACCCGTTCTCCAGCCCAGGGTGGGGTTCGTGGTCATGATGTGCTGGCCCGGCTCTATGGAACCCTCAGGCTGCCCATTGTCCCTCACGTGGTCCCCAGGGCCCAGTCACTGTGGTCACTGAACATGTGGGGTGTGAAAGGACATCTGTGTAACTGGCCCCCCCCCCCAGATCTGCCATAGCAAGAGCGGGGAGATCAACCCGGTGAAGGTGGGCAACCTGGTGAAGGCCTACGTGGACAAGTACCGGCGCATGCGCAGACACCGGAGGGCCGAGGCCAGCGAGGAGCCGCCTGCCCCGGGCCCCGAGGGCTAAGGCCTGCCCAGCGCCGTCCTGGCTGGAGTGGAGGAAGCAGAAAATTCTGGGGACACCCAGAACTGTTTTCAGGGTTCCTGTGATCACACGTGGTCTGTGCACCTGTCCTGTTCACAGTTTAAAACTAGACTTTTTTTATTTGTACATTATAGATACACACTGTTCCCACTGTGTTCTAATTTATCAAAAATGGATTATCTTTAGAGATGTCTCAGTTGGCTCAGTACTTGAAAGGTGAACTTTGTGACCAAGGAAGGTCCTGGGCCAGAGGTGTGGGGAGGTTTCCTCGACCCCCTCACAGGCAGCCTCCCCCAGGCAAGCCATCTGTGCTCCTGGCCCTTGTCCAGGGAGCCCTTATACCATCTCTGTTATGCTCTGTAAAGAGTTGCTGAAGCCTATACTCAGCTCCACTGAGGCAGAGTGGTGTTGGCAGATTTCAAAGGCCAGGGACAGCCCCTAGGTGCAGCACAGAGGCCCTGCTCCCGACGGAGGGGCCCCAGTTGCCACCTGGCAGGGAGAGCAGAGTGTCTGTGTCCTGAGGGACAGTTGGGATCTTTGCGTAGTTTGTTGGCTCTAAAGTGGGGCCTGCGTTTCTTCACTGTGAAAAGAGTGGGGTGCTCCCTCCTTGGGCCCCCAGGAAGTGGGGTGAGCTTGAGTCCACGGTGCCTTTGCTGAGCCCCAGCCCCAAGCCCACCTCTGGTCAGGACACAATGCTGGCTCTTGGGTTTCTACTGGACCCCGAAGGGGCCGGGGTCCGCCCTAGGCGGGCTGCCCCACTCCATCAGGAAGTGCTCCAGGAAGTGCTCTAGGTCGTCATAGAGGCTGTCAGAACTGGACAGGCAGAGGCCGAGGCTGCCGCTGTCCAGGGAGGACACGCCTTCACGCTGCACGCCCTCCAGGTATGCCCGGCACAGCCATGGCTCCAGCTGTGGGGAGGGCGCtgtcaggcccggtggggctgtGTGCAGCCCCACCCTGGGGACCCCTGCACCTCACCTTCACGAGGACCAGGTTCTTCTCCTTGGGCCTCACCACCGACAGGTCCTGGCCAAAGCCCAGGTAGATCGTGTAGTGTGGGGAGCCTTGGCGCCGGCGGGCACGGAACTCCCCCAGCTCTGCAGGACAGGACCGGGCTCTGGtgagcagggggcaggggggcaggctGGGAGGACCTCAGCCCCAGGGCAGGTGCTTCACTGACCTTGAAAGAAGGTGCCGAAGTCAAAGATGGGGGTGTTGCAGTCTCGGGGCAGCAGgcgggctggggtggaggggctggcAGAGCCCAGGGGCCCACCCACTTCCCAGTAGACCTTGCATTTCCCCTGGCGCCGGGCCCACAGCCACGGCCCCCGGAGCTCCAGCTGCAGGCCAGGGGCCACGTGCTGCAGCAGCTTCTCTGTGTAGTGCAGCTGCTTCTGGTCGGGCAACtcagcagggctggggaaggCCACACGCTGGGGCTCTGCAGCCTCAGCAGCCAGGCTGGGGGAGCCATACAGGAGCACACAGCCTGGGCGCCCCACCACCTCCTGCAGCACTGTTCGGCCCTTGTACATGATGGTCAAGTCCAGGGCCCCCAGGCTGGGCTCTTCGTGCAGACAGACCTGGGAGCACCTGGGACCAGCCGGGTGCTCACCTGCCATTGGGGTGCAGGCACCAGAGGAGGGTGTCGTGCCAAGCTCCACGTCTGGGAGCTGTCTGGGCTCTGGGACCAGGGGGGGCCCTGCAGCTAGAGAGAAAGGCCTAAGCTGGCACCTGgtctcccagctcctccctcttCCACAGGTCTCTGGCTCCTTTTCCCCATAATCTTGGCCTAGGGCAGTAGCCACAGGCCGGTGGCCACTCCCACTCCCTGGGAGGAGCTCTGGGCCTGACCTGAGGAGGATCAGCTATACTGGCCCACCTGTAGCCCGCACCATCCCTGCtgggcctccctctcccccaggccctgcctcctctctcccctgcctgcctctccccttgGCACAGAAGTCTGCAGGACAGAGCACCCCCCTCCAACACAGCCCCTTACCAGGAGCCTCTCGGGGGATCGGATCCGCCCCCAATACAGCTTTCAACAGATGGTCCTCCAGGGAGCTCTCCTGCAAAGCCTGGAGCAAGAGGTCCCCAGCGTGCTCACTTGGGTTTGCAGTGCAGGGCTCAGGGCTTAGCCAGGCCGGTTCATGCCCTGGCCTCTCACCAGTATGTGCTGCCTGGCATGGCCCAGGAAGCCCATCCTGCAGGGGAAGACAATGCCAGCTTAAAtaagcagcccccagccccagcaagaGCTGGCAGCCCTTGCTTGACCCAAGGTCCAGGAGGGCAGAATAGCCTTACCCTTGTGAGTGGGGCATCTTCAAGGGCTTTGTCCTCCCCCTGGTTAATGCCTGGGTCTTCTGAAGAAGAAAGGTTTGGAGAAACACTGGGACCTGACTCTGGAGTGGACTCCTGAGTGTGAACCCCTGGGCAGCTCCTCACAGCTGGAACGTGCACCTCTCCTTCACTAGTCCCAGTAAGCTCATCAGCTTCCTCCCAGTGATCCCCTGAGCAGTCCCCAGCAACCTGGCTCCAGCCTCTCCCACGCCAGTCTCTAAAACCAGAAATCTGATGCAGCACTGCTCCCAGGACAGAGCAAAGTCCCAAGGCCCTCCGAAGCACATTCCACTGCGCCCAGCCCATCCTCCTGCAGCCCTCCTGGGGCTTTCCTCACCTCTGCACCCCAGCTCAGGGCTGATCATGTACACCTTATGCGGGTCGGTAGGGTCAGCTGAGTTGTCTTGCAACATCACGAAGCGCCCAGTGCTGCGCAGGGCGCAGCGGAAGTTGGTTTTCCAGGAGGCTCGGAGCGCACCCTCGTTGGATGACCTGGCACCGCTGCTGCAGGGCGGCCACCTGCCGCGGGCCACGGCCCAGGCCTGGGGATTGAGAGGGAGTGGAGGACGTGGCCTGGATCCATGGATCTGGGACTGCCCTACCCCTACCCCCGGGTCCCCGGCGGGATTGCGGTCCCACCTTAAAGATGCGCGAATCTGCTTCACCCAGGTCCTTTCGCGCGAAGTGCTTCCAGGGCACGCGGAAGCGCGTTCGGGCAGCGTCCAGCCACCGTAGCCCCTCATAGCGGCCGCTGCTGACCTCGGCCAGAAGCCAGTCTCCGAAGAGCACGCGCGGGGCCCCACTGCAGACAGGGCAGCCGGGTTATCAGGGCGCGCGCAGGCCGCCGGGTGCGTGGGGTCTGCGCCGGGCAGGGCGGGGAGCTCTCACCTGTCCTGAGCCACGGCCATTGCTCCCTCTGCAGGGGCTGGGCGGGGAGGGGCCGGCGCACCCTCCGCGGCGAGTGTTGTCACGGGCGCAGAGTCAGGTACTACCGCAGGTGAGAAGAAGGTTGCGAGTGTGGCCAGATGTCACCGGTGTTGAGGATTACAGATGGGAATTGAGGGCTGATGGCCACGACGTTGCTCGAGTGTGAGTCCTGGCCAAAGCGGTGATAGGTGTGACTACAGATACGGCGAGCGCGCGCACGAGGGGCCACAGGTGTCGAGCCGGCGGCCGGGTAGGCCCTGCGGGGGCGCGACGGAACTGCCGCAGGAAAACGAAACCTCACGTTGCAGGAAAACAAAACCTAACCCACTGGGCCGCGGGGCTGGCAGacgcccctctcccttcccctctcgcCCACCCCGCAGGTCCTCAGCGACCGTGACCCCCGCATCCAGTTCCCCCAATTCTGGATCCGTGCCCCGCCGCCGTCACCCGCGCTGCCTGCCCCCTCCCGGCCACTGCTCCACGGAGCGAACGCGTGGTCCGACGCGGCCGTCACTGCCCCTCTGCTTCCGCGTGAGTCCCGAGTACCTGGCGCTGAAACGACCGGAGCACGAAATCGCATCTCCGAACACGCCAAAGCAAGCGCTTTTATGCTGGcgaggccgggggcggggccgggggcggggccgggggggggCCGGGCTGCGCGGAGCTCCAGGTGCAGCAGAGGAAGTCACGTGCTccggcgggcgggggcggggccgcagGGGGTCCTGGCGGCCCGCCTGCACAGCCGCTGCCGGGTCCAGCCGATGCTCTCCCTCACCCGGCGCTCTGGGGGACTGGGGCTCCCGCACCCGACGTGGTGGGACAGGCAGTGGGATAAGCTGGGGCTCCAGGAAGGAAACCCGCACTTCGCTGAGCAGACAAGTGGGTGATGAGGGTGCGGGGGAGGAGCGGCAGCTGTGTTCTTTGGGTTCTTACCAGTGAGAACTGCTCAGGCAAGGTACTCAAATACGGTCGagattaaaatatttggaaaggaaTTCGTAATGCCTTTTCATGAGGAAAAACGCCAGTGACCCTTGAGGGAGGGTGGTAGTCGGGGCGGAAGTCCTGCCTGAAGTCCGCTCGTGCGGAAGCCAGCGGAGGGGGCTCTGTCCCCAGTCCCTGGCCCTGGGTCCCCCCACTGCCTGCCTCGACCCTGTGCCGCACACCCGCCACCCCTGTGCCCGTGGCCTGAAGGCCACTGTCGCACTGGGTgggccacacccccacccccaacaccgcGGGTCACAGTCCAGGCACCTGGATTAGTGGGGCGCCACGGGGTGCTTACTGCCCACACTGTAGCCCACAGGCGTACGGCTGTGACCCACCGGAAGGTCCCCAGGACCTTGCTCTCCCAGATGAGTGTTCCCGAGGGTGGCCCCTGGCCAGGTGGCTCCTCATCCTCCCCCACGGGAAGAATCTCCGTGGTGGGTCTGGAGGTCAAGGTCCCCCCTCCTCGGCGGTGGTTAGACCAAGAGAGGAACTTCCTGGCCACCACCAGCTGCTACCAAGCCTGGGAAGCCCCGTGGCCCCGCGGGCACAGCAGGTGGTTTACGGGAAACAGCGCCGGGCGCTTTCGGCCGGCCGGACGCGACTCCGCCCCCGCTGCGCACCCGGCGTGTTCCCGGAGGACTCGCTGCCCGGCGCTGAGCGAATGGGCCTCGTCGCGACCACCCCCACCGGCAGCCGCTCGGGGAAGGCCCTACACACCGCCGCAGATCTAAAAATGTCACTTTATTCTGCGCAATGAGGGGACGGGGAGAAGGGCCAGGCTGACTCGGGTCCagagggggaggcggggaggccaCGCTAGAAGTAGATGGAGTCAGCGCCTGGCGGGTCCTCCGTACCCCTGCCCGGTCCTGCGTCCGAGCCCGCGTCGCCGCTGCCCTCGCTGCCTGAGTCGCCCGCGCCGTCTGCTTCCGAGGCGGGCTCGTTGAGGACCACCACGTCAGCCTCTGCCCCGATGTCCTCGCCAAACCACACGGCCTTGTAGCCACCTTCAGGGCGCCGCTCCTTGGTCAGGATGGACCTGACGGCTGCAGGGTCTTCCCCATCCCGGGCCGCTGCTGGGGACTCGGGGACATGATGgagggtggcagggctgggggacgTGGGCCCCGGGGTCACAGGCTCTGGGGTTGGGGGCCGGCCGGGTCTGGGTGAGGGGCTAGGGGCCGGTGCCCAGTTAGCCTCCTCGCTGACGAAAGCCTGGTTGTCAAAGCCTTGgggctggggctcctggggcagagggagccaGAGGTCAACCAAGCCTGCCCTGGCTTGGCCcagtcctcccctccccagagacaggacactagtccctccctgtgctctgcctctctctgcccccttcccaTCCTTTGGACTCCACCGCATCACTCCTCTCCTGGACTGACTCCTGGTTTCCATCCCGCAGCCTCTCCACTGCCCCCCAATCTGTTGCTCCGTCCTCTTGATGCCTATCTCGGCCTGCCTGTTCACTCTCCTCTGTCTCTCAGTTGGCCCTCTCCAGTCCTGTTCCCAACCCAGGGCCTCACCAGAGCTTTGCCAGAGCAGCACTTGAGTCGGTGGCCGTAGAGCTTGTGGACCAGGACCATGAGGGCGATCAGAGCCAGAAGGAGCAGCGCCCCCAGCACCCCACCCAGCGCCGCCATCTCCACTGCTGAGAAGCGCTGGTCCCCACTTGGCTTGTTTGTAgtgctgcctcctcctgccccagacgTCCCTGCTGACACCACCACTGCCCCTTTACTGCCACACCCCAGGCACGCCCGTGCCAACCTGTGGCAAGCTCGGGACCCCCTGAGAACAAGCAGGCCTGGTTCTGGGGAGTGGCACTTTTGATCCCCCACAAAGGAGCTGTGTGTTCCCCAGGAGCCCGATAGGCCAGGCTCCTGAAGGGGGCGGGGAGAAGGGGGTCAGAGGCCACCAGTTCCAGGTGGAAGGCAGGGGGTCCAGTATCACAGGAAGGGGTATGAGGGCCATGTGGGGCCATTGGGGTGAACGGCCCCAGAATTGAGGGGTTCACTGGATCCCAAATCTGGCCTCTGTCCCGCCCTCCACACGCCTTCCCTAGTTCACGTCCTGGGCTCCCCCAGGACCTGTCTGTCCCCCAGACCACAGCAGACCTCTCCTTGAGGTTTCATGGTCTGTATGGTCACACCAGGCCGACCTGGGGCGGACCCTGCCCTACACTGGCCACCTAGAGTCAGGTGGCATAAGGGTGACTCTAGGGCAAATAGAGGTGCTACCTGAGGACCAGGGGGTCCTGCTGGGCCCAGGGGACGTCAGCGGAGAGGTTCCTGGTTTCGAGGTCTGTGCTGAGCCCCCACTGGGTGAGGCTGGTGTTGGGGAGGGGCTGGTTCCCGCACTGGAGGGCCCCCCAGGCATGGAGGAGGCAGATGGCCTCAGAGTTGTGCCTGAGGAGGGGTACGGGCCAGGACCCCCTCCAGAGCTGGTCGTGGAGGGCCCCTGAGAGGGTGCAGGGGGCCCGGGGACTTCCAAAGTGGTGCTGCTTGAGGGTCTGGTCGTTCCGGCCATCTCTGGGGATGTGGGGGAGTCGGGGGGGCCTGGAGCCAGGGACAGGGCTCGGGCTTGCCACTGTCCCCAGCCAGAAGCCCTCCCTGCGCCAACCTGGGACCCCCGGGAGGCCTACCTGTGGGGGCGGGCTCCTGTTCTGAGACTTGAATCTCCACGACTGTAGTCGCTGTGCCTGAGGTCACTGTGTTCTTGGCCTCAACCTGGGCAGAAGAGGGCTTGTCCCTCTTGGGCCCCACCTTAACCCCCGCCCCTGGAGATActgcccacccctcacctctgCATAGAAGACGCCGGTGTGCACCAGCAAGGCGTTGGTCAGCACTGCCTCCCCGTCCATTCGGAAGTTGGAGTTGTTGGTGATTTGATACGTGATGGCCGAGTTGAGGTCCTGGACACGGCCCCAGTGAGTCCTGGGTCCAAGCTGCTTCCCAAACTCCCCGAAGCCACCCCCAGAGGAAGGCCAGGCAGACCCAGGGACACGACGGTGCCTACTGGAAACTCAGGGTCCTGGGCCCGGATCCTCAGAGGCTGGGAAGGGGCAGCTGCATCCTTGACGGCCACGCCCACCCCAGAACCACGCGCCACGGTGCCGCGGTACAGGCTCTCGGGGAAGCGGGGCAGGCTCCCGTTGGCATCTCGGGCCTCCACCATGACCTGGGTCACGGAGTACCGGCCGTGGTCTGCCTGCtcaccctgggggtgggggaggcagcagtGACCAGCAGGTCCTTCCAGGGGAGCCCTGCAGCCTGCGGCCCAAGAAGGGCCCCTGGAGACCTGGCCTTATGCAGGCACTCACCTTGACCACCAGAAGGAAGGTCTTGGGGCTGGGGACACTCTTGCTCATGGTGAGGTTGCCTGTGCTGGCATCAATGGAGAATGTGCCGTCCTCGTGTCCTGGGAGGATGGAGAGATGCTTGGGCCCCGGTACCCTCCGGAGGCCTGAAGTCCCAGGGCCCCAGCTGGCTCTGCCCACGTGGCCAGCCCCCTAGAGGGGAGAGAAGCTGGGGGGCTGGTGCTCACTCACCCTTCATGAAGCTGTAGACAATGGGCTGGCTGATGGCCCAGTCCCCGTCCACGGCGTAGATGGGCCCGGGCTGCAGGACAAGGGCGCCTGGCTGCGggattggggaggggagggaatgcCGTGGAGCTGGTGCCGTGGCCTCGGGCCCCTCCCGCACCCCTCCAGGAGGTCTGGAGTAGCCCTGATGGGCAGCCAGGGACACAGTCCAGTTGTCCGGCCCCACTGCCCACCACACCTTCGGACCAATTGCTAATGAGCCAGTTTGCCCAAAGTCATTTGATTGATCTGAATGACATGTGTCTACTTAAGAGGCAGCCATGTGGGATGGACAAAGCTCACATAGAGGTCTGGGCCCCTCGCACAGGGCAGGGGCCCTGGTGGCTGAACCAGACCCCACTCCTCAGGAGCCCCCTGATATCCAGCCCAGCTCCCTACCCATTCACGCGGTGTCCAGGGAGCACTGTCTGGCTCTGCCTGAGGACAGCTGGGCC is a genomic window of Camelus bactrianus isolate YW-2024 breed Bactrian camel chromosome 10, ASM4877302v1, whole genome shotgun sequence containing:
- the PHRF1 gene encoding PHD and RING finger domain-containing protein 1 isoform X6, translating into MHFRVEERAAAAAAAAAAEAAAAAGPSRGSRSGGGGERPGAASGARGSGAELQCPAMDDDNLDELVGRSRGPDGHRRLSPAGPASDAEGSSEDRSGSSEDDTGSEHSDEDEEGDLEDGSGSEGSEEDGDDVDTFTTVTDTQGKLEADCAFNSDDDSESCPICLNTFRDQAVGTPENCTHYFCLDCILEWSKNANSCPVDRTTFKSICIRAQFGGKILKKIPVENAGAGEDEEEDPTFCEVCGRSDREDRLLLCDGCDAGYHMECLDPPLQEVPVNEWFCPECAVLGAAPATALGGVHVSLGVSFQDVDPVSEEEVSLLLADVVPTTSRLRPQAGRTRAIARTRQSERVRATVNRNRISTARGVQHVPRYLMSSLLDETIEAVAAGLSTAVYQCPMTPRAPARRRRKAGRRKKASGRRKTQPRSSVKSKNSGTRLKKRQGRGKKRKGKKIKCEATARTRLARTLGLRRPAHGACVPSVYKPADPSLGLMRADIGVASLSLFGDPYELDPFDSSEEVPATPASPLSAKRRVLSQSALRSHQPVARPVSMGLSRRSAPAPVPQPEVHEDAVPDLLGSILSGQSLLMMNSADIIIHRDGSLSAKRAAPVSFQRNSVGPPGEGEDTGSGPCLQPRVTHSGSKPQSLGSRCPGKATPGTPPASPGPACVPAPASGAPVRLESLVTPQAGQAQNLSSVSRPGLKQSDDSRLNGDARRSMPLRSVSSKASGGRSDSPPGSVVPAQAPRPAPRRADIARLPRIPKIRRDESCGRREDKVPTGGQHVDIPSSCISRLTGREGPGQPSCGARVEGEPSSRGTQEPSTPSGGGPQPPALPGPSRGKGVGSTFESFRINIPGNTAHSSRLPSPGFCNTFRPVDSKAQRRESPSPLFAVRKTKQLKSEIYDPFNPTGSDSSSAGSSPERLGSSLLPSEITRTISVDSPRAPARLPVRCVTSYTVQTGFGKEPQPPQGPSGQPELQDKEEPTEGQGAATQVQGASPPEPWGDEDRPPRSSFFGSEGRTVTCVTVAEPDVPPSPNALHTTTHRVVELRSPTRSRSTSSSRSRKKTQRQQAASREHGRARSGSRSSHSGDRSSRSASPPAGEDPAKRHRPKVRSRRSSSDRSSSHERAKRKKAKDKSRERRRGTWGRGRRRSRSGSPGSSSYEHREGRRKKRRRSGSRSRGRECSPPSSLERSRRPRHPRERRDRPRERRGSRERRKRRSRSPSLEHRSREHRRPRSREKRPRPRPRSPERKLAPKEASPVPPVPEEPRPDREHLARPPASAGADALPEGVETDKGPPKAAPVPEALAECPLEDLDYGDSVEAGHLFEDFSSEAIFMQLDDMSSPPSPESTDSSPERGLLPKPAVPPTSQQHDASLAMATAAIRREVSLIHSEDATQLLPQTEGPQEKHLLPQDMAEATTVPSTLGGQAVGGAPVVKEEGPSQNPLLRAKALVKRVTWNLQEAESSAPAEDRGLRMPLHRPQKPREGVRETEDVGPMAAFQQAPFSESLPPGYVLPDSGFPDANPSQVYGPNLPPALALPLSIPPYAPVSQPTVQFILQGSLPLEGCGVAQSPAPVPAILTTASEPPGHAAATATTTANNSEERTAAPRPASEKAKNEEYMKKLHVQERAVEEVKLAIKPFYQKREVTKDEYKDILRKAVQKICHSKSGEINPVKVGNLVKAYVDKYRRMRRHRRAEASEEPPAPGPEG
- the PHRF1 gene encoding PHD and RING finger domain-containing protein 1 isoform X7; amino-acid sequence: MECLDPPLQEVPVNEWFCPECAVLGAAPATALGGVHVSLGVSFQDVDPVSEEEVSLLLADVVPTTSRLRPQAGRTRAIARTRQSERVRATVNRNRISTARGVQHVPRYLMSSLLDETIEAVAAGLSTAVYQCPMTPRAPARRRRKAGRRKKASGRRKTQPRSSVKSKNSGTRLKKRQGRGKKRKGKKIKCEATARTRLARTLGLRRPAHGACVPSVYKPADPSLGLMRADIGVASLSLFGDPYELDPFDSSEEVPATPASPLSAKRRVLSQSALRSHQPVARPVSMGLSRRSAPAPVPQPEVHEDAVPDLLGSILSGQSLLMMNSADIIIHRDGSLSAKRAAPVSFQRNSVGPPGEGEDTGSGPCLQPRVTHSGSKPQSLGSRCPGKATPGTPPASPGPACVPAPASGAPVRLESLVTPQAGQAQNLSSVSRPGLKQSDDSRLNGDARRSMPLRSVSSKASGGRSDSPPGSVVPAQAPRPAPRRADIARLPRIPKIRRDESCGRREDKVPTGGQHVDIPSSCISRLTGREGPGQPSCGARVEGEPSSRGTQEPSTPSGGGPQPPALPGPSRGKGVGSTFESFRINIPGNTAHSSRLPSPGFCNTFRPVDSKAQRRESPSPLFAVRKTKQLKSEIYDPFNPTGSDSSSAGSSPERLGSSLLPSEITRTISVDSPRAPARLPVRCVTSYTVQTGFGKEPQPPQGPSGQPELQDKEEPTEGQGAATQVQGASPPEPWGDEDRPPRSSFFGSEGRTVTCVTVAEPDVPPSPNALHTTTHRVVELRSPTRSRSTSSSRSRKKTQRQQAASREHGRARSGSRSSHSGDRSSRSASPPAGEDPAKRHRPKVRSRRSSSDRSSSHERAKRKKAKDKSRERRRGTWGRGRRRSRSGSPGSSSYEHREGRRKKRRRSGSRSRGRECSPPSSLERSRRPRHPRERRDRPRERRGSRERRKRRSRSPSLEHRSREHRRPRSREKRPRPRPRSPERKLAPKEASPVPPVPEEPRPDREHLARPPASAGADALPEGVETDKGPPKAAPVPEALAECPLEDLDYGDSVEAGHLFEDFSSEAIFMQLDDMSSPPSPESTDSSPERGLLPKPAVPPTSQQHDASLAMATAAIRREVSLIHSEDATQLLPQTEGPQEKHLLPQDMAEATTVPSTLGGQAVGGAPVVKEEGPSQNPLLRAKALVKRVTWNLQEAESSAPAEDRGLRMPLHRPQKPREGVRETEDVGPMAAFQQAPFSESLPPGYVLPDSGFPDANPSQVYGPNLPPALALPLSIPPYAPVSQPTVQFILQGSLPLEGCGVAQSPAPVPAILTTASEPPGHAAATATTTANNSEERTAAPRPASEKAKNEEYMKKLHVQERAVEEVKLAIKPFYQKREVTKDEYKDILRKAVQKICHSKSGEINPVKVGNLVKAYVDKYRRMRRHRRAEASEEPPAPGPEG